TGATGGGGCGACAACTGAAGAAGCCATGGAGTATCTCGTTGATATCCTTTCTGGTCTGCCGAAAACAACCATTGAAAAACAGGAACATCACTATATCCATGCCGTGGCAAAGACAACCGTAATGGAATTTTACCATGATGTTGAATTTTATTTGGACGAGGCGGCCAAGCAAGTTCATTTTCGTTCAGCTTCACGGATTGGTTTGACCGATTTTGGGACAAACAAACGGCGTTTGCAAGCCATTATTGCCCGTTTCTTGCGTAAAATGATGGCCAATAAACAGGGCGATTAAAAGCGGGCGCCGGTTATTTCCATTTATATTATCCGCGTTATCGCACATATTGATAACGAGGGGTGATAATATGTTTGAACATATGTCCTTGTTCCCGTTAACATTGGAAGAATCCCTTGACGATGAGGGACATGATCGTTATGACGTTTATGTTAATGATGATTTTGTTGGCATCAAGTCATTGATGGCGACCAACGATCGTATAGATGATTTGAATGAATTTCTGCAAGAAGAAGGTTTTCAACATTTTAATACTGAGGCATCAGGTGGCCATTTTCATATTCAATCGGAGAACGAAGCTAATGTTGATTCGATGAAGGATGTGCTGCATGTCTATTTACAAAGCCGCTGATGATTCAGCGGTTTTGCTTTTCAGCGTCGCTCAATGTTTTGTCAAAAAAGCTTGCTTCTGACCGTTGCCATTTATGTTAATGTGGTGACAGGAGAACGTCAATACATACATTGTTCGTTTGGAGGTTTGATAAAGGATGTTGAAACTTTTTACGGTACTTGGAAGTATTAATGCTTTTTTAGCGGTTGCTTTAGGTGCATTTGGTGCTCATGCGCTCAAGGATGTTTTAACTGATCAGTATGAATCCATATGGAATACAGCGGTGCAATATCATATGATGCACGCGGTGGGTTTAATTTTAATTGGCGTGTTGTCAGAAAAAGTGGCTGGACAAGGTATGATGCAGTGGGCAGGCTGGTTAATGTTTGCCGGCATTATTTTCTTTTCTGGAAGCTTATATGTCCTTAGTGTGACACAGATATCAAAATTGGGTGCGATTACACCCATTGGCGGAATAGGCTTTTTAGCGGCATGGTTGCTCGTGATTATTGCTTTTATCAAATAAAAACCTCAGCGTGAGCTGAGGTTTAATCACCCGTTTGCGGTTGAATCGGGTATGTGTAGTTAATGGGCCCTTGGAAGGTAACATAGTCAAGATAGATCAGGGGTATTAAATAACGCATGCCGGTTTTCCTGTCACTAATAACAACGTGGTCGCGGCCGGCGGCTTCGATTTCGCCGCGGAAAACCTTGGCATTCCACTCTTCATTGTTTTCAAATGTTGTGTAAATGGTCGCTAATTTACCGGCATTTTGCCGCAAAATATTTTCGATGTACGATTGTTCTCGAACCTGTTGCGTTGGAGGCGTTGGCATCCCCGTTCCTGGAGAAGGAGAAGGCCATCCTTGCCCCATACCACCTTGCATTTGCGGACTAGGCATACCTGTTCCGTATCCTGGATAACCCTGCGGAAAGCCGCCTGCACCTTGTGACGGTGGTGTCATGCCTTGCCCGAATTGACCGGGTTGCGGTGTTTGAGGCATTGTACCTTGCCCGTTTTGACTGGGTTGAGGTGCCTGTGGCATTGCACCTTGCCAATTTTGACCGGATTGTGATTGTGGTGCTTGCCAATTTTGAGTGGGTTGCGGCGACGGTCCTTGCCAACTTTGGCCTTGCCCTTGCCCAGATCCTTGGTTTTGTGCCATTAATCATTCACTCCTTATAAATTAATAGATGCCGGGACAAACGCTTGCACTTGTTCTGTAAAAACAATGGGATTTATAGCGCCCGGCATTCCATTGTCCGAACCATTGACTTCGACACTCTGCACCTTCAGCAGGCGCATAGAAATATAGTGAGTAGCTTGCAGGGTGATAGCGATTACCTTTAATCGCCTTACGTGCTAGACGTATTTCTTTATCCCTTGCTCTTTGGTAAAAGTAACCATGTTGTGTTGCTTCAAAGCCCCCGGGAGATTGATAGACCATTTCCGATATGTTATTGACATTAGCAAAGTCCAAACAATCACCGCGGACACGATTGACGCCGGCATTGCCGACCATAAGCATCCCAAGCTGACCATCGCCTTCAGCCTCGGCCCGCATGAGTCTTGCCAGCAGTTTGACGTCTTTTTCTGTACTTTTTATAACCGCCACTTGAGCCACCCCCTGTTGTGAACTCAATAAACACTCTATGCCCATTCCTATGAATGGGTGTCAAAAATATGAGGAAAAAATTCGTCGAAAAAAATCCCTGATGTTGTTCACCGTGAACAACATCAGGGATTTTGATTTAATCGACCGCCATCAGTGCGTCGAAGCGTTCTTTATTCAATAATGAACCGATATAGAAACTACCGAATTCCGCATAGCGGGCGCTGACTTCATCAAACCGCATTTCGTAGACAAGCTTTTTAAATTGTAATACATCATCAGAATACAATGTCACGCCCCATTCCCAATCATCGAATCCGATGGAACCTGTGATAATTTGTTTGATCTTTCTGGCGTATTTTCTTCCGGTCATGCCGTGTGCTTTCATCAATTCGCGCCGATCGTCCATAGGTAGTGTATACCAATTATCGTTGCCTTCGCGACGCTTGTCCATCGGATAAAAACAGAAATACTGAGCTTTCGGGAGGATCGGATATAACCGGGCTCTCGTTTTTGGATCGTCGTAAGGATCAGATCCATCATCGGGTGCCATGTAATTGCCGAGTTCAACAACAGAGAAATAGGAATACGTTGGCACTGTCAATTCGGCTAATCGCGTCTTATTAAAAGCTGTCTCAATATCATTTAATTCGTCCATGGTTGGGCGTAGCCACATCAAAGCGATATCAGCTTTTTGCCCAATAATAGAATAAAAAGAGTAACTGCCGTTTTTATTTTGCTGAACAACATCCCATGCATCTAAAAATTGATAGAACTCTTGCAGGGCTGCTGTACGCTCATCACTGCTCAAACGTTTCCATGCGCTCCAGTCAATCGCACGAAAATCATGCAGGCAATACCAACCATCTAAGGTTTGAGCTGCTTCAACCATATATATGCACTCCTTTGTTCGAGTCATTTCATTCCATCTTTACTATACCATATAACTTTTATATCATGGAAATGAGCGGGTTACGGTTTGTCGAGTTGTCACTCGTTTGCCATATTTTGTGCGGATAATAGACATTTATAAGTGAAACGTTGTCAACCGTTTATCAATTAAACAACAAGGTGTATCCTTAGAGAAGAAGAAAGAAGGGGGTCACAAGAAGTCATGGCTTCATTATTTGAAGAAATGAAAGTTGAATTAAAAGAAACGAGGCCGAAAATTGTTTTTCCGGAAGGATCAGATAAGCGGGTCGTGGATGCTGTCATCCAACTTGCGCGTGACAAGGTGGTTTACCCACTATTAATTGGCGAGCGTTCCGAGTTAGATGAAGACGTCTTGCGCTTGGAGAATGAAGGGCATCTCGAGATTCGTCACGTTAAGGACGACGATGTGTCTGATGAATTGGTACAAGCCCTCGTTGAACGCCGTAAGGGTAAAACAGATGAAGCGACGGCGAAACAATGGATTCAGGATGAGAACTACTATGGTACGATGCTTGTATATACTGGTCAGGCGGATGGCCTGGTGAGTGGTGCCGCCCATTCTACAGCGGACACCGTTCGTCCAGCTTTACAGATTATCAAGACGAAGGAAGGCGTCAAAAAGACATCGGGAGCTTTTATCATGGTTAAAGATGATGAAAAGTTGGTCTTTTCGGACTGCGCGATTAATATTGCGCCGGATAGTCAAGATTTAGCGGAAATCGCAGTTGAAAGTGCTAGTACAGCCAAGGCATTCGACATAGATCCCCGCGTCGCCATGCTAAGTTTTTCAACCAAAGGTTCCGGACAAGGGCCTGAAGCAGACAAGGTCGTCGAAGCGACCCGGTTAGCACAAGATAGGGCCCCGGAATTGCCGATTGACGGTGAGTTTCAATTTGACGCTGCCTACGTGACCGATGTTGCAGAGAAAAAGGCCCCTGACTCTGAGTTAGCCGGTCATGCCAATGTGTTTGTCTTTCCAAGCTTGGAAGCGGGTAATATTGGCTATAAAATGGTTCAGCGCCTTGGCGGCTATGATGCGGTAGGGCCGGTTTTGCAAGGCTTGAATAAACCGGTCAATGATTTATCGCGCGGTTGTTCTGCGGAAGACGTTTATAAATTGGCGCTTATTACAGCGACGCAAAGTATTGCGAAATAAAAATAAAGGTAAAAGCCCCGGGAGCATATGTGGCTTCCGGGGCTTTTTATGTACATATATTTACATGTGTCTTTACACATGATTTTTATTATGTAATAATAATCATGACATGATCTTGTGTATGATTTCACAAAGGGGGAAGGGATTCTATAATGACAAGACAAAGTGTTTTTTGGGGAGTGGTTGTTGTATTGTTGGTGTTATTAGCCTATACCATCCCTTATACGTTGCTTCGAAGCATCAGTGCTTGGTATGGGAGTTTTCTCTTTTGGGCCGTCATTGGTGCTTTGATTATTTTCGCTAATGTCATGATCACGAAAGCATGGGGGGATCACGATGAATCCTGAGTTGGTATGGTGGGCGCTTGCTGGTTATATCGTGTTGGCCTTGTTCGTGGCTTGGGGGTCGCGTAAAGGTACACAAACCTCGAATCTATCAGGTTACTTTCTTGGTGGTCGAAAAATGAACGGCGTATTGTCTGCGTTAAGCTATAGCGCGACCACCTATAGTGCGTTCATGATGGTCGGTCTAGCTGGTTTGACATACCAAGGAGGCGTAGGGGCTTTCGGGTTTGAAATGATTTATTTTATGGGTGTATCGCTCGTGTCCATTTTCGGACCACGGTTTTGGCTCGCTGGCAAACGATTCGGATATGTGACACCGGCGGAAATGATCGGCGATCGATATAACAGTCGCGCTGTGGCTATGGCCGTTGCCTTGACGAGTTGCCTATTTTTGATTCCGTATAGTGCGGTGCAATTAATTGGCGTGGGCTATTTGCTACAAGGTATTACAGACGGGGCCATCCCGTTTACAGTTGGTGTTGTCATAGCCACTGTGCTTGCGGTGGTATTTTCTTATGTTGCTGGGATTCGCTCGGTGATGTGGACGGATGCACTACAGGCCCTAGTCATGATCGTGACGGCCACGATTGTTGTGTTGTTGCTTGTTAGAGGTCTGGGTGGGTTTGACAGCTTTTTTACTACCTTAAAAACCGAGCATGCCGATATGCTAACGGTTCCTGGTAATGGCTATTTTAACATCTTTACATTTCTAGGACTCACGATACCCTGGTTTTTCTTCAGTCTGTCTAACCCACAAGTAAGCCAGCGGTTATTCATGCCCAAATCGCTGAAAAGTTTACGACACATGTTATTAATTTTTCTAGTTTTCGGATTCATCTATACGATGGTATCCGTCATGTGGGGTTTTTCCGCCCTTATCATGTTTCCGGATCTGGCCTCGGCTGACTTGGCGACACCGAAATTATTGTCATCCGATCTAGTCCCACCCGTGTTAGGTGTCATCGTCATGGTTGGGATTTTAGCGGCGGCGATCTCAACGATTGACTCGATTTTACTCACACTGTCGTCGATGTTTGCCCGGGATGTTTACGGAAATGCATCCAAGCGAACCAATGACCGTCGCCAGCTCTTGGCAGGTAAAATCATCATCCCGGTGATTGCCGTTCTGGCGTTTGCTTTTGCGCAGTTGGAATTAGATTTAATTGCGATCCTTTCTGTGGCGGCATCTGCGGGTCTGATCGTGACCGTACCGGCAACCATCGGGACATTCTTTTGGAAAAAGGGAACCCAAGCGGGTGTGTTGATCAGTGTCATTGCGGGGGCCGTCTTGGTGATCTATCTTGAAGTGACCGGGCGTACACCGTTGCATCTCGCCTCTGGGATTTGGGGTTTGCTCATTTCGTCGATCCTATTTGTTGGTGTGAGTCTTGTTACGTCAGCGCCTGATGAAAAAGCGGAATGGTTTGTGGATCATTTGAAAGGTGAATTGCGGCAGCGGCAAAGAAAGTCTTCCACGGACAAAAATGTTTCGTAATGCAAAGTGAAAGGATATAATCGGAGGGTAAATTCTTACACTTTTATAAAGAGGGGTTACTCGCCTTACTTGTGTAGAATCTCAATCTATCTAGGAGTTATCATAAATCCGCCTCTACTTAATGAGGCCACTGAAAAAGTCCAATATTTTTAAAATCAGTCCACTTTTCTTCCGATATTGGGAGAAAGGTGGACTGATTTCTTGTACAATAAGGGTAATATATATAAGCGAGGGATTGGATGATTGAACGCCAACTATCGATGAACCTAAGTGAATATGCAGGGTTATATGATGCCATTATTCCAAAAGACCATCTGCTAAGACAAATCAATGAACTGGTGGATTTTTCTTTTGTTTATGATGAACTCAAGGATAAGTATTGCCATGATAACGGACGAAATGTCGTGCATCCCATTCGTATGTTCAAATATCTTCTCTTAAAAACAATCTATAAGTTATCAGATGCGGACCTTGTGGAACGTGCTCTCGTCCGACATGTCTTTTGGCACCGGAGGAAGAAGTCATTGATTCAAGTTTATTGATGCATTTCCGTCGTCAACGATTAAAAGACAAGGATCTCCTTGATCTTTTAATCGGAGAAACAGTTGAGATCGCCATCGACAAAAACATCATCCAATCCAAATCGATCATTGTGGACGCCACTCATACGAAAGCGAGGTACAATCAACTGACACCGCAGGAAATGCTCCGCAACCGATCCAAAAAGGTTCGAAAAGAGATCTATTCGATTAATGAATCCATGAAAGAAAAGTTCCCGGAGAAGCCTCAAGTGGATACCATCGAAGCTGAAATTGATTATACACGAGAGCTTGTCGAGGTGGTCGACAAAGAACCCACGTTGAAAGAATATCCCAGGGTGAAGGAGCCCTGAATCTCTTAAAGGAAACCGTGGAGGATGACATCGCATTCCTCCAACATTCCGGGGACCCTGACGCCCGTGTCGGCCATAAGTCGGCCGATTCCTCATTTTTTGGGTACAAGACTCACCTGGCGATGAGTGAAGAGCGTATAATTACCGCAGCGACAGTCACCACAGGTGAAAAAAATGATGGAAAACAACTTGAAATCCTAATCGAAAAAAGCCAGGAAGCTGGGATGCCGATCGACACAACTATTGGAGATGCCGCTTATTCCGATAAAGACAACCTGAAGTATACGTCTGATCACCATATAGAATTAGTCGCGAAACTGAACCCGGCCGTTTCTCATGGAAACCGTAAAGAAGAGGATTAATTTGAGTTCAATAAGGACGCCGGTATGTATGTGTGTCCAGCAGGTCATATGGCGATTCGAAAAGCGAAGCAAGAACGGAAAAATGAGGGTAAGAACTAACGGATGACGTATTATTTTGATGTGGAAAGGTGTAAGCGATGCCCATTGAGAGACGGCTGTTATACAACGGGGGCTCAATTTAAAACGTATTCCGTGCGTATCAAATCAGAGGAGCACACGAATCAACTGACATTCCAAAATAGTGAGCCATTTAAGGAAAAGGCTAAAGAGCGATATAAAGTAGAGGCAAAGAATAGCGAATTAAAACATAGACACGGGTATGAGGTCGCCTCATCATCGGGTCTGGAAGGCATGCATATACAAGGAGCGGTGGCCACTTTCACCGTCAACTTAAAAAAAATACTGAAGCTGATGAGATAAAAAGTGACAGGCTATGTCCGCTCATTTCAAATAAAACAGCTGTTTCGGAAAAATAAATCCGAAACAGCTGTTTTTTCATGAAAACCAAGTGAACTTTTTTAAGAACCAGACAGTTCTTCAGTGGCCTCTACTTAATAAGATGGGTTCATTTTTCGCTTTTTAAGGTTGATAGACTTTACAACACCAGTATAGACGTGGTCGTTGGCACTGTGTTAAAGTTTGCCTTGTTTGATCCATGTCATAATCATTAAACTTTGGACTAAGATCCAAATGCTTAAAAGGGAGATCATTATTATAAAAATTCCAAGCTCACGTATAGCTTTGAGTCCTTCAATATTTAAGACGGTAAAACCAATTAATCCTATATCCAGCAATATTAACACGACTAAAGGAGCCATCCATAATTTTCGCAAAGTTCTTTTATCCATATTTCACACCTTTTTGGTATATTAAAAACCATTTACTACAGACGATGAGGCATTACTCCAATCCCAATAAGAGTAATACATGTTGTCTCTCGCATTCTCTAGATAGGCACACGCGGATCTACTATATTCCATTCTTTGATGGGTAGCATATGACATGGAGGTCAGCCCGGTGAATGTAGAGAAAGCCCCGGCATAATTTGCTACAATCGCAACCCATCCAGCGGGGCCAGTTGCAAATCCTGCTACAAGAGATACGAAACCTGCAATCATACCGAACCATCCCAAAAGATTTTAAAAGTGCTAAAGGATTTACGCAAAAAGATATTAATAAAGCTTTGGAAGCTGCAGATCAAATAAAGAAAGAGGTTCAGGCCAAAAAGATTAATAAAGTACTAAATCTAGAATCAACTTCCCTTAACGGAAAAAATGATAGTAAAACATTAGCTTCAGGATCAGTCGCAATGGCTGGAGCATATGATAATTACTATAATTATGACTACGGTAATTCTCATTTTGTTGCGCAAGCATTAAGCGAATCGCCACATGAGTATGTTAGATATACTGGAAACACGTCAAGTAACAAGAACGCAAGTATATTCAATGATTTCAGAAACAACATAGATCAATATGAATACTATATAATCCAACAGATGAACTCACCTAGTTGGAGCGAGGTGGGTTCTTTCTTTATTTTTTAGTCTGGTTTATAGACTTTACAACACCAGTATAGACGTGGTCGTTGGCATCGTGTTAAAGTTTGCCTTGTCTGATTCATGTTACAATCATTAAACTTTGGATTAAGATCCAAATGCTTAAAAGGGAGATCATTGAGTCAATTTCATAAATGCTTATATTCATCATTGATCCGAACACTCGAATGGTCTAATGTATTAATGTTTGTTAATTCAGCGCGTTAACATCGTTGATTGGAACGGCAGGCGGCGACTCCTGCGGGAATAGCATGAGTCTTGAGACCCCGCAGCGCAATCAAGGATGATCAGCTAAATGCGTCACGTCCTGTGACAACGCTGATCCTACCCACATCCTGTGGGCATGAGGCTCAAGCCATGCCCGCGGAAAGCGTCCGCCTAGTGGAAATCAACAGGCCAAGCACACTTACACATGTTTGGGTTTTCTGCTTTAGTCTTGAATGATGAATTTGACTCATTATTATAAAGATTCCAAGCTCACGTATAGCTTTGAGCCCTTCAATATTTAAGACAGTAGGAGCTATCCATATTTTTCACAAAGTTCATTTATCCATGTTTCACCCCATGAAACCCATGTTATGTTGTTAACCCTTCTTAATGAAGCCCCTTCCTAACTTTCGTCAATCAAAAGTCATCCAAACACTTTTTCATTCCGTTTCACCATGCGGTCGTAATAATTGGAAAGCGATTGGACTTCTTCCAGATTAAGCTGGGATGGGGTGATTTGGCCCAATTCGCGCAAGGTCATATAAAATAGTGCCATCACTTTGGATACATCGAGATCCTCGCCTGTGATTTCCGCAAGCGAGACCATGTTTTCAGGGACAATGTGGGGATAGGCGAATTTCGTTTGCTCCCCTTGGAGGGCTCGTTCGTAAAAGTCTTTGATCAAGCGGGCTCGCCCGGCTCCGGTACCGTCAATACAGAGATAGACTTGAACAGCGACACCGTGGCGCAGGCGCCGCTGGGAAATGCCCGCGAATTTCCTCCCATTAACGCTCAAATCATAGCTTCCCGGACAATAAGATGTGGCAATCTCACGTGCTTCAATATTTAAATGATAGGGCACAAGCATTTTTTTAATAAAATCCGTCATGGCCTCGTAACCGGTATTAATAGAAATCCCATTTTCAGCCTCGGGAAAAATCAATGATATATTTAAGACCCCTTCATCCAAGGGAACAGCCAACCCCCCTGAATTTCGGACGATATAGTGACACTTCTGTTCTTCTAAATAGTTCAGTCCATTCTGCAGGTGAGGGAGTCGAGTATCTTGAATACCTAAAATAAC
This window of the Tuberibacillus sp. Marseille-P3662 genome carries:
- the gerQ gene encoding spore coat protein GerQ yields the protein MAQNQGSGQGQGQSWQGPSPQPTQNWQAPQSQSGQNWQGAMPQAPQPSQNGQGTMPQTPQPGQFGQGMTPPSQGAGGFPQGYPGYGTGMPSPQMQGGMGQGWPSPSPGTGMPTPPTQQVREQSYIENILRQNAGKLATIYTTFENNEEWNAKVFRGEIEAAGRDHVVISDRKTGMRYLIPLIYLDYVTFQGPINYTYPIQPQTGD
- a CDS encoding sodium:solute symporter family protein is translated as MNPELVWWALAGYIVLALFVAWGSRKGTQTSNLSGYFLGGRKMNGVLSALSYSATTYSAFMMVGLAGLTYQGGVGAFGFEMIYFMGVSLVSIFGPRFWLAGKRFGYVTPAEMIGDRYNSRAVAMAVALTSCLFLIPYSAVQLIGVGYLLQGITDGAIPFTVGVVIATVLAVVFSYVAGIRSVMWTDALQALVMIVTATIVVLLLVRGLGGFDSFFTTLKTEHADMLTVPGNGYFNIFTFLGLTIPWFFFSLSNPQVSQRLFMPKSLKSLRHMLLIFLVFGFIYTMVSVMWGFSALIMFPDLASADLATPKLLSSDLVPPVLGVIVMVGILAAAISTIDSILLTLSSMFARDVYGNASKRTNDRRQLLAGKIIIPVIAVLAFAFAQLELDLIAILSVAASAGLIVTVPATIGTFFWKKGTQAGVLISVIAGAVLVIYLEVTGRTPLHLASGIWGLLISSILFVGVSLVTSAPDEKAEWFVDHLKGELRQRQRKSSTDKNVS
- a CDS encoding lipoate--protein ligase family protein, giving the protein MHAPSILSQSQWRVIDQTTLGPSFEAKQSFAIDDALCDSVGQGHSSPVARTWVHHDTVILGIQDTRLPHLQNGLNYLEEQKCHYIVRNSGGLAVPLDEGVLNISLIFPEAENGISINTGYEAMTDFIKKMLVPYHLNIEAREIATSYCPGSYDLSVNGRKFAGISQRRLRHGVAVQVYLCIDGTGAGRARLIKDFYERALQGEQTKFAYPHIVPENMVSLAEITGEDLDVSKVMALFYMTLRELGQITPSQLNLEEVQSLSNYYDRMVKRNEKVFG
- the pta gene encoding phosphate acetyltransferase, yielding MASLFEEMKVELKETRPKIVFPEGSDKRVVDAVIQLARDKVVYPLLIGERSELDEDVLRLENEGHLEIRHVKDDDVSDELVQALVERRKGKTDEATAKQWIQDENYYGTMLVYTGQADGLVSGAAHSTADTVRPALQIIKTKEGVKKTSGAFIMVKDDEKLVFSDCAINIAPDSQDLAEIAVESASTAKAFDIDPRVAMLSFSTKGSGQGPEADKVVEATRLAQDRAPELPIDGEFQFDAAYVTDVAEKKAPDSELAGHANVFVFPSLEAGNIGYKMVQRLGGYDAVGPVLQGLNKPVNDLSRGCSAEDVYKLALITATQSIAK
- a CDS encoding cell wall hydrolase, which codes for MAVIKSTEKDVKLLARLMRAEAEGDGQLGMLMVGNAGVNRVRGDCLDFANVNNISEMVYQSPGGFEATQHGYFYQRARDKEIRLARKAIKGNRYHPASYSLYFYAPAEGAECRSQWFGQWNAGRYKSHCFYRTSASVCPGIY
- the hemQ gene encoding hydrogen peroxide-dependent heme synthase — translated: MVEAAQTLDGWYCLHDFRAIDWSAWKRLSSDERTAALQEFYQFLDAWDVVQQNKNGSYSFYSIIGQKADIALMWLRPTMDELNDIETAFNKTRLAELTVPTYSYFSVVELGNYMAPDDGSDPYDDPKTRARLYPILPKAQYFCFYPMDKRREGNDNWYTLPMDDRRELMKAHGMTGRKYARKIKQIITGSIGFDDWEWGVTLYSDDVLQFKKLVYEMRFDEVSARYAEFGSFYIGSLLNKERFDALMAVD
- a CDS encoding DUF1499 domain-containing protein codes for the protein MQDSNIKADKETFLAPCPKTANCVSSEHQDLNRRMMPVSFDGATTEEAMEYLVDILSGLPKTTIEKQEHHYIHAVAKTTVMEFYHDVEFYLDEAAKQVHFRSASRIGLTDFGTNKRRLQAIIARFLRKMMANKQGD
- a CDS encoding DUF423 domain-containing protein, which produces MKLFTVLGSINAFLAVALGAFGAHALKDVLTDQYESIWNTAVQYHMMHAVGLILIGVLSEKVAGQGMMQWAGWLMFAGIIFFSGSLYVLSVTQISKLGAITPIGGIGFLAAWLLVIIAFIK